attccttttttctttttctttttttgactaatagaGTAATTCCTTTTTTCCTGGAAATTGAGCTTTTATTGTAGTTGTTTCGTTCATTTTTAGGAATTATCCCTTTCTATTAAATAAACCATTTTGATTTAATGTGCAGAAACCTCTCAGTCTATTCTTTTGTGCTCATATAAAGTGTATAATGTTTTATGATAGAATAATATTGATATTGCTCATAAGTTTATTACTTTTGTTTCTTCCTTGCATTCTAGAACTCcaagtagtatttttttttgtaacatgaAAAGAACACGACAGAAAACCTGATACTCCTACAAAACATCACTACAAGTAATTTAATGCAACATCAACATAAAACTcagataaaattaaatttttacaatTCCAACCTCTCAAAGACCACTTCTGTCGAGACCGAGACGGTCACTACAAAAACTTGATGGCACAACCGAGAGTTGAAGCCGCCCTGTCCATTCCTCTCCAGGCTTCAAGTTCACAGGTTTCTCTGTAACCGCCGCATCTACACAAAGCATCTGTTTGTACTCCTCATCGCCAAGGTCCACCATTGATTTCGATTTCTTCTCCCACGGATTCCACACAGCTGCAATTCAAGTAGAAACAAATATGTCACTAATATCAAAGAAATCACAATGTCCATCTTCGTTTGTCATATGATATGAGTTGTGAACTTTTACCAATATCAGGGAGACCTtccttttttataatatatgtttGTTTCTTCTCATGATCGATAACTGCAATTATATTTGGAGAGCTAAGATAAACACGATCCACCTGCTCGGAACAAAGGATCAATTTTGAAAACCTCATTATTCACAGGCTAGGAACGCGGGCCGAAAaggaaagcaaaaaaaaaaagcttgaCTTGTGTCGCAGAGCTATAAATATGTAGATGTTGTAAAGATAATAAATATAACCCTCAAGATTTACCTCGGATTCAAATGTTATCGCATCTCCTTGTTCTGTAAATCGTTCTTTTTGAAAAAGGTTGTCCAGGTAATCAAGTGTCTCAAGACCTTCAATCCTTATCTCACTATACATAATTGTTAATATGAGCTAAATAATCCAACAGTCAATAATTTGAAATACAAGAAAAAGATGGTTGGACATCATTTTCTGTCGTCAAAAAAGGAAATGATTGTCAAGTACAAGAAAGCATTATCCATACCTAATGTCAGAAACCAAAAAGTGTGTGTGGTATGCGAATGAGAAACTAAATGGCTTGCCATTGATATTCCTGACTCGTGATATCAGATTTAGGTCTCCGCCTGTTGTAAGAGACACTCGAAGGCGGAACTCAAAACTAGTACAATTAGGTAATTGTTAGCTTATTGTGATTTGAAATTTGCTTCCAACACATAGAGAAAAGTGGTAGGAAAGAAGCACATCAATACCTATGTGGCCaccatttcttttcttcttcagaTGATGATTTGAGTAGCAGGTCTACAAAGGATTTCCCATTGGAATCATTTGCAGGCAGTGGAGGAGGATTCTCATCAATTgcccatattttattttttgcaaatccaTGCAGCTCCATCGATCCACAGTTTCCAAACTATTATATACAAATTTAGGTCTAAGATGAGTTTTGCGTGTTAAAATTTACTGAGATTTGAGACTAATATTCAAACTGAATATACATACTTGTGGAAAACAAATAGGAATTCCTCCCCGTGTTGCTTTCAGCGCCTTCGAAATTGTCTACAATCAATTACAAACAAGAGAAAGTATATGACTGATTGCTTTTTTACAAAGTAAAATTGGTTAAAATTCTATATTTCACACCAAACAAATCCATATACAATCTGAAAATGTAAAATCATTTTAATCAAAAGGCACACGCACCTTGCTACTTGTGAATAAAAGTTCTTCCCCGTGCTCCTTGCGCCATGAAGTGACCTGTGCTCCCTGTAAGCTTATCTAATTTCAAGAAAGGACAGTTAATCCTAATACCACattaaattatattcatatttaaaGTTATATGATTGATTTCATCAAATGTTAAAACCGATGGGAATACACCAATCAACAAGTTCTTCTCACCTGTGCTGAAGCGCCTTGTGGAGTCCGAAGTACAACTTGACCAATTCCATTCTGGTCCTTTGTAATTTCAGTTGCTGCTCTAAAGTCCCACACAGCTGCAGAATGTCCCATCTGAAATAATTTAGCTCCTATACTTCTCTACTCTCCAAGCAAAATTGAATACACTTAATGAATTCGTTACATGCGGATGCCTACGGTGAAACAAACAACTGAATTAGCTTTGTCAATCAAAAGCAAAACCTTAATATCCAATTACTCGTCTAATCTATCCTCACTGGTATGATTCAGATCTAGTGCgcccaaaatcaattttaacaaaACATGAACTATGAATGTAAGTGAAAATTTCATTAAAGCTATGAAAGacaaaaacataaacatcaaaTTTGAACATTTGGCAATTGAATATCAATCAACCTGGCACACACCAAAACATGTCCCTTGAAACTTGTCAGATTTACAGCAGAAAAAGACAATTCTCTATACTAAAGGAATTTagaaaaaatcaacaatttttacaCAATGTATAAAACCAAGACACATAAACAacagtaaaaataaatttcatcaacaatatatccaaaataataataacagttCCATTAAGAAAATGTAACTTAAACTCAAGACAAGACATTAATTGCAACAAATGAAACTCCTATTTATGAAGCACTTACGTTAGCAATCTTGAATCATTAATTCTAATAGAAACCACAAATTGACACAAGGTCTTGAATTATAATGCATGATTGCTGTCAAATGAGTTCAGAAATTCAAGCATCCAATGACAAGAAACAATACCTATTCAAAAGAACTGCAACAAAACCAAAGGGGTGAGAgagaaagaacaaaaacaaaaagtgcAGAGATGCATTAGAAACAAAGAACTATAAAGTTGAAAGGTACCCTTTTCTTAGAAGCATTGATTCAAACACTAAACTTGCAAATGAATCATGAAAAGATTAAAACTTTCAACCAAACCAAGattggaaaaacaaaataaaaaattacagcAACATGTAGTAGGTGGCAATATCATGGGAAAATGGGATAAACATTGATTTGTATATAAATTGGTATCGTA
This genomic interval from Trifolium pratense cultivar HEN17-A07 linkage group LG6, ARS_RC_1.1, whole genome shotgun sequence contains the following:
- the LOC123889598 gene encoding putative glucose-6-phosphate 1-epimerase encodes the protein MGHSAAVWDFRAATEITKDQNGIGQVVLRTPQGASAQISLQGAQVTSWRKEHGEELLFTSSKTISKALKATRGGIPICFPQFGNCGSMELHGFAKNKIWAIDENPPPLPANDSNGKSFVDLLLKSSSEEEKKWWPHSFEFRLRVSLTTGGDLNLISRVRNINGKPFSFSFAYHTHFLVSDISEIRIEGLETLDYLDNLFQKERFTEQGDAITFESEVDRVYLSSPNIIAVIDHEKKQTYIIKKEGLPDIAVWNPWEKKSKSMVDLGDEEYKQMLCVDAAVTEKPVNLKPGEEWTGRLQLSVVPSSFCSDRLGLDRSGL